From Salipiger profundus, a single genomic window includes:
- a CDS encoding DUF6525 family protein, with translation MFGRGGAPWSPRAARRAWQRALRDYDGDTKAAGERLSRIERAMLERDASKVWICAPRFDTNPPSREVHSRRPRLSSGAAATDGTAWMRGRMPTARLRTCQPLIWNIRCTVFLLKPRSQATVR, from the coding sequence CTGTTTGGCCGAGGCGGCGCACCTTGGTCTCCCCGCGCGGCACGGCGCGCTTGGCAGCGCGCGCTGAGAGACTACGACGGGGACACCAAAGCGGCCGGCGAGAGGCTCAGCAGGATCGAGCGGGCGATGTTGGAAAGGGATGCGTCTAAGGTCTGGATCTGCGCTCCACGCTTTGACACGAACCCGCCGAGCCGAGAGGTGCATTCGCGCCGACCACGCCTGTCGTCCGGCGCAGCTGCAACCGACGGCACAGCCTGGATGCGGGGCCGCATGCCCACGGCACGCTTGCGCACCTGCCAGCCCTTAATCTGGAATATCCGCTGCACGGTGTTCTTGTTGAAGCCCAGGAGCCAGGCCACGGTCCGATAG
- a CDS encoding DUF6525 family protein: protein MARITQRGNACSSLRDRTRIGDPMAAHDRFPPELRACLAEAAHLGLPARHGALGSAR from the coding sequence ATGGCGCGGATCACACAGCGCGGAAACGCATGCAGCAGCCTTCGTGACCGCACCCGCATCGGCGATCCGATGGCGGCCCATGACAGGTTTCCTCCGGAACTCCGCGCCTGTTTGGCCGAGGCGGCGCACCTTGGTCTCCCCGCGCGGCACGGCGCGCTTGGCAGCGCGCGCTGA